CAGTTAGACTATTGGCAAACAAAAATATTAGTTTTCAAGGAGTGATACCAGTTGGTAAGGGATTTTATATTAAGAGTGAGCAAGCGGAAAAATGGATCGAAAATGATCTTAAGAATAAAGAGGTTTTAAAATTATCATCCTCTGCTAGTGATTTAACTGACAATCCTCATGGAAAACCTAGCCGATGGATTATTGATTTTAACAATATGAGTTTAGAAGATGCTAGTGAGTATAAACTACCTTTTGAGCATATTAAATTAACTGTTAAGCCGGAAAGAGAAATAAATCGTGAGCCTATTATGAGAGAAAAGTGGTGGCGATTTAAACGAACTAACGAAGGAATGAGAACAGCAATCACTTCCATTTCATGCTATTTCACTGTCCCACGAGTCTCTAAATGGTTTATTTTCCTTCCGGCTAAAAAAGAATGGCTTCCTGCTGACTCAACTACTGTCGTTTCTTCTGATGATTTCTATATTCTCGGTATCCTAACATCTAACATTCATCGCCTCTGGGTAAAAGCTCAAAGTTCAACTTTAAAAGGCGATACTCGCTATACCAATACAACCTGTTTTGAAACCTTCCCCTTTCCCCAGACACCTTCACAGGAACTTGTCGAAAAAATCCGTCAAACCGCCGGGGAATTACACGAATACCGCAGCCAACAGATGGAGAAAAAACAATGGGGAATCACCAAACTATATAACCAATTCTTTAACGAACCCAGTAGCCAACTGTATCAACTCCATCAGAAATTAGACAAGCTAGTGATGGAAGCCTATCACTTCCAAGCTGACGACGACATCTTAGAGAAACTATTAACCTTAAACCTAGAATTAGCAGAAAAAGAGAAGCGAGGAGAAACCGTCATCGGTCCCTGGTCTCCTTACTCTTAGATTGTAGAATTGGTAAAGAGTAATCGTCGAAGTTATTGGGTTGCGCTTTTTCAAGCGAATTGAGCTATTTTCGACTTCGTATTGTTGCGCTCAACTCAAACTATGGGGCGATGCGCTCTGCTACCCAGTGCCTTCGCCATCGCACTTAAACCCACAGCTGCAATTAAGTAGGTAGGCGTTAAAAATTGTCAGACACCACCTTTATCAAGGGTAGGGTTGATTCATGAATCAACCCTACCTTATCAGGGGGGCAGGGGGGATCGGCACCCCCCTTATCAAGGGGGGCAGGGGGGATCGAACCTAAAATCCATTTTAAATTTAATTATAACCAGCTACTTAATCTGCATGGTGCGTTCCCCAAAAATCGATCGCTGGAGCAGTAGGAGCCACATTAGGGAACACACCCTACAAGATCATCTGCTACGCAGTGCCTTCGCCACCGCACTTAGTTATCCTCTCCTAACCGTGCATTGGACACTTTCCGCCAGAAACCAATTTTTCTAAAAATTGGCTATTATCAAAAAAATGTTCGACATAAGTCAGTTTTAAATCTGCATTTACATCAGCAATTGTAATGCCATATACCTCAATTAGTTTGTTGGTAGGCGCGTGACCTTTAAATTCTCCTTGATGTGTTCCCCAATGCCTCCATTTAAAAATAACTCTTGGCGGACCGCTATAAGCTTCAATAACTTCCCAAACAAAGCCAGTTTTAAAAGCATTCATAAAACTTGCTGCACCTGATTCAAAATCTTCTGCTTTTGAACTATAAACCGGTGTTTCGCCTAAAAATAAATTATAAGTTCCGCGTTCTATAATGTCTTGTACCGTATATTCCGGACCGTGGTTAGTACGCATTCTAAATCGATGTATATCCACCGATGTCCATTGATTTGGATTTAGCTTATAAGTGGCTTCCATTTCAAATGTTCTTACTAAATTTTGTGCAATAGCTTCTAATGAGCCAGTTGGATGGTGTTTTTCGCTTTGCGCCCTTAATGTTTTATTCGTTCCTGAATAATCAGGGCGTTTTCCATAACGCCATTCTATGCCGTCATCAGCCACAAGTACATTATCTCTATCTTGTATTTGAATA
This Microcystis wesenbergii NRERC-220 DNA region includes the following protein-coding sequences:
- a CDS encoding SnoaL-like polyketide cyclase; the encoded protein is MSAENIPIQIQDRDNVLVADDGIEWRYGKRPDYSGTNKTLRAQSEKHHPTGSLEAIAQNLVRTFEMEATYKLNPNQWTSVDIHRFRMRTNHGPEYTVQDIIERGTYNLFLGETPVYSSKAEDFESGAASFMNAFKTGFVWEVIEAYSGPPRVIFKWRHWGTHQGEFKGHAPTNKLIEVYGITIADVNADLKLTYVEHFFDNSQFLEKLVSGGKCPMHG